A genomic window from Gossypium hirsutum isolate 1008001.06 chromosome D12, Gossypium_hirsutum_v2.1, whole genome shotgun sequence includes:
- the LOC121224558 gene encoding uncharacterized protein → MRENVSGTILLLAVAQEGNRNVLLIAFAIVDKENLESWEFFLTNLRRRCECRRFETLHYPCAHVVAACAKVNLNVEQYVDDVYTLERTLRVLENEFPRLPNLFTWEVPSTTFEIFPNRGLRRNPRGRPQSTRIYNEMDIREKSDSKRCGLCRLSGHNRNKCHQRNYHVRQSSGSGRN, encoded by the exons ATGCGGGAGAACGTATCAGGGACT atcctacttcttgcggttgctcaagaAGGCAATAGAAACGTGCTCCTgatagcatttgccatcgtaGATAAGGAGAACTTGGAatcttgggaattcttcctcacTAACCTGCGAAG ACGGTGCGAGTGCAGGAGGTtcgaaacacttcattatccatgtgcgcATGTCGTGGCGGCGTGTGCTAAAGTGAACCTTAATGTTGAACAAtatgtcgatgatgtgtacacgcTCGAGCGCACATTGCGTGTCTTGGAAAATGAGTTCCCCCGCCTGCCTAACCTGTTTACGTGGGAGGTGCCTTCGACGACTTTCGAGATTTTCCCAAATAGAGGGCTACGTAGGAATCCAAGAGGTCGTCCGCAATCAACCAGAATCTataatgaaatggacattagaGAGAAATCTGACAGTAAGCGTTGTGGATTATGCAGGTTAAGTGGTCATAATCGGAATAAATGCCATCAGCGAAACTATCATGTTAGACAGTCGTCAGGATCAGGTCGGAATTGA